The genomic segment GGTGCGGCGGTTGGTGCCCGACCACAGGAACTGGTCGATCAGGTAACCGTGCGCGCCGTGCAGCTCGACCCCGTCGAAACCGAGGCGCTCGGCGTCGGCGGCCGCCTTCGCGAACGCCTCGACGACGTCGTCCAGGTCCTGCTGCGTCATCGCCTTGCCGGTGACCTCGGCGCCCTCGGTGGTGATGCCCGACGGGCCCACCGCCGGGGCGTCCGGGTACGGAAGATCCCCCGCGTTGCGCACCATGCCGATGTGCCACAGCTGCGGCACGATCGCGCCGCCCGCAGCGTGCACGGCGTCGGCGACCTTCGCCCAGCCCGCCAGTTCCGCCTCGCCGTGGAAGCGCGGAACGCGGTCGCTCTGTCCGGCCGATTCATGACCGACGTACGTGCCCTCGGTGACGACCAGGCCGACACCCGCGGCGGCGCGACGGGCGTAGTACGAGGCCACGTCCTCGCCGGGAACTCCGCCGGGGGAGAACATCCGGGTCATGGGTGCCATCGCGATCCGGTTCCGGACGGTCAGGCCGTTCAGCGAGACCGGCCGGGACAGGATCCGGGCCGCGCGGTCGGAGGCGGTGAGGGTCATGAGGGCTCCATATGGGACGAGAAACAGTAAGAAGAGTGAGAAAAAGGTGCATAACGGTTGGTATGTGCGCATGCATCAATGTCCCTCATGGCAACCGATCCGCCCGCCGCGGGATTCCGCCATCCCGCCCATACGTCGATGTGATCTGGGTGACAGCGGGGGCCCGTCGGCGTTCAGGGCCGGTGCCGTGTGAAGGTGATGTAGGAGAACGCCTCGCCCGCGCG from the Streptomyces sp. RKAG293 genome contains:
- a CDS encoding NADH:flavin oxidoreductase → MTLTASDRAARILSRPVSLNGLTVRNRIAMAPMTRMFSPGGVPGEDVASYYARRAAAGVGLVVTEGTYVGHESAGQSDRVPRFHGEAELAGWAKVADAVHAAGGAIVPQLWHIGMVRNAGDLPYPDAPAVGPSGITTEGAEVTGKAMTQQDLDDVVEAFAKAAADAERLGFDGVELHGAHGYLIDQFLWSGTNRRTDAYGGDPVARARFAAEIAAAVRAAVSPSFPILFRYSQWKQQDYRARLAATPQELEAILTPLAEAGVDAFHASTRRYWLPEFDGADLNLAGWTKKLTGKPTITVGSVGLDGDFQKAFQGEGAAVRGIDDLLDRMESEEFDMVAIGRALLHDPEWAAKVLDGRFGELGAYDAASLKSLT